Proteins found in one Microbacterium sp. SSM24 genomic segment:
- a CDS encoding aldo/keto reductase: MTNTLTLNNGVDIPALGFGVFQTPPAETAEAVAAALSTGYRLIDTAAAYANERGVGDALKASGSARDDVFIESKVWISDYGYDETLHAFEKSSRKLHVDVIDLFILHQALPGAFDKTIAAYKALETLLADGKVRAIGVSNFMIDHLTTLLDETDVVPAVNQIEVHPYFQQRDLQDFGTRHGILTQAWSPIGGITSYRGDDSKSTFNDPVIVEIAQAHEKSAAQVMLRWHIQHGVQAIPKSVKPARIAENFDVFDFELTPDEIARIDALDTGVRGGPEPEVVTLETFGRDIPED, from the coding sequence ATGACGAACACCCTCACGCTGAACAACGGCGTCGACATCCCCGCCCTCGGCTTCGGCGTCTTCCAGACCCCGCCCGCTGAGACGGCCGAGGCGGTTGCGGCTGCTCTCTCGACGGGCTACCGTCTGATCGACACGGCGGCCGCGTACGCCAACGAGCGCGGCGTCGGAGATGCGCTGAAGGCATCCGGTTCTGCTCGCGACGACGTGTTCATCGAGTCGAAGGTCTGGATCAGCGACTACGGCTACGACGAGACGCTTCATGCGTTCGAGAAGAGCTCGCGGAAGCTGCATGTCGACGTCATCGACCTGTTCATCCTTCATCAGGCGCTTCCGGGAGCGTTCGACAAGACCATCGCCGCGTACAAGGCGCTCGAGACGCTGCTCGCTGACGGCAAGGTGCGAGCCATCGGTGTGAGCAACTTCATGATCGATCACCTCACGACCCTTCTCGACGAGACCGATGTGGTCCCTGCCGTGAACCAGATCGAGGTCCACCCCTACTTTCAGCAGCGCGACCTGCAGGACTTCGGCACGCGGCACGGCATCCTCACGCAGGCGTGGTCTCCGATCGGCGGCATCACCTCGTACCGGGGCGACGACTCGAAGAGCACGTTCAACGACCCGGTCATCGTCGAGATCGCCCAGGCGCACGAGAAGAGCGCTGCGCAGGTCATGCTCCGGTGGCACATCCAGCACGGCGTCCAGGCCATCCCGAAGTCCGTCAAGCCCGCTCGCATCGCCGAGAACTTCGACGTGTTCGACTTCGAGCTCACCCCCGACGAGATCGCCCGCATCGACGCGCTCGACACCGGCGTGCGAGGCGGACCCGAGCCCGAGGTCGTCACCCTCGAGACGTTCGGCCGCGACATCCCAGAGGACTGA
- a CDS encoding type 1 glutamine amidotransferase domain-containing protein: protein MSTVLFVVSAARTWTLSDGTAHRTGYWAEELLTPYRLLSEAGHTVEFATPGGIAPLADEASFGDNGEAERAQLGAIAGLGAPLTLDEVGLSGYDAVYYPGGHGPMQDLSHDAASGALLTSALASPKPVALVCHGVAALLAAIREDGTLVAAGRTVTSFTDEEETQAGLATRAPFLLESSLRERGVVLDNASPWADHVVVDGNLITGQNPQSSASVARALLAQLG from the coding sequence ATGTCAACCGTCCTGTTCGTCGTTTCCGCCGCCCGCACATGGACCCTGTCCGACGGCACCGCTCACAGAACCGGCTACTGGGCTGAGGAGCTGCTCACCCCCTACCGCCTCCTGAGCGAGGCCGGGCACACGGTCGAGTTCGCGACCCCCGGCGGCATCGCCCCGCTCGCAGACGAGGCCTCGTTCGGCGACAACGGCGAGGCGGAGCGTGCGCAGCTCGGCGCCATCGCGGGTCTTGGCGCTCCGCTGACCCTGGACGAGGTTGGCCTGTCGGGGTACGACGCCGTGTACTACCCCGGCGGTCACGGCCCCATGCAGGACCTGTCTCACGACGCCGCCTCCGGCGCCCTCCTCACTTCGGCGCTTGCTTCGCCGAAGCCCGTCGCCCTCGTGTGCCACGGTGTCGCCGCGCTCCTCGCAGCAATCCGCGAAGACGGCACGCTCGTCGCCGCCGGCCGCACCGTAACCTCGTTCACAGACGAGGAGGAGACGCAGGCAGGTCTTGCTACCCGCGCGCCGTTCCTCCTCGAGTCCTCTCTTCGTGAGCGCGGAGTCGTACTCGACAACGCGAGCCCGTGGGCGGACCACGTTGTCGTTGACGGTAATCTCATCACCGGTCAGAACCCTCAGTCGTCGGCGTCGGTCGCTCGGGCGCTTCTCGCGCAGCTCGGCTGA
- a CDS encoding LysR family transcriptional regulator produces the protein MGYQDFDGLAHLQLWRTFLAVYESGSLSSAARIVGLTQPAVSAQLNSLERLVGERLFMRTARGVVATATADDLAARLSSPFEAISRALAGSADSAPQPPVRLGGAAELLAEVVTPALAPLIADGVRVHVVPGLPNELFDALRSGTLDVVIASERPRGRALTAEPLVDETFILTANPEIATSLPRTVEAAGASALERIPLLAYASDVPVLRRYWRQVFSTRLEREPALVFPDLRALRDAAAAGAGATVLPSYLCRRELDTGALVDLAPHVTSPTNTLHLLRRPASAGRPHVQLLVGVLDTAVREIVADGRDKGNR, from the coding sequence GTGGGGTATCAGGATTTTGATGGTCTGGCGCACCTCCAGTTGTGGCGAACGTTTCTCGCCGTGTACGAGTCCGGTTCGCTTTCTTCCGCCGCGCGAATCGTCGGCCTGACCCAACCGGCCGTGTCCGCCCAGCTGAACTCCCTCGAGCGGCTCGTGGGCGAAAGGCTTTTCATGCGGACCGCTCGCGGTGTCGTTGCCACCGCCACGGCCGATGACTTGGCGGCACGGCTCTCCTCGCCATTCGAGGCGATATCGCGAGCGCTCGCAGGCTCAGCGGACTCGGCGCCGCAGCCGCCGGTACGGCTCGGAGGAGCTGCCGAGTTGCTCGCCGAAGTGGTCACTCCCGCACTTGCTCCGTTGATTGCAGACGGAGTGCGGGTCCATGTGGTTCCCGGGTTGCCGAACGAATTGTTCGACGCGCTGCGCTCCGGGACTCTCGACGTGGTCATCGCGTCCGAGCGCCCCCGTGGCCGAGCGCTGACCGCGGAGCCACTCGTCGATGAAACCTTCATCCTCACCGCGAACCCTGAGATCGCGACCTCCTTGCCCCGCACTGTGGAGGCAGCGGGCGCATCCGCACTCGAGCGCATTCCCCTGCTCGCGTACGCGAGCGATGTGCCCGTGCTCCGGCGGTATTGGAGGCAAGTGTTCAGTACCCGGCTCGAGCGTGAGCCGGCCCTCGTCTTTCCCGACCTGCGGGCGCTGCGCGATGCTGCGGCGGCCGGAGCTGGCGCGACCGTGCTCCCGAGCTACCTGTGTCGCCGAGAACTCGACACAGGAGCACTGGTCGACCTCGCACCGCACGTGACTTCACCCACGAACACTCTGCACTTGCTGCGTCGGCCAGCCAGCGCCGGTCGACCGCATGTGCAGCTACTAGTGGGAGTGCTGGACACGGCGGTGCGCGAGATCGTTGCCGACGGACGCGACAAGGGCAATCGGTGA